The genome window AAGCTCTAATATCCAACTTCTTGGGACAAAATGAATAAATTCATTTCGCAGTTCGTTAAGCTTTTCTACAGCCCTATCATGATCTGGAGTAGCTTTAAATTTTTTGCTATGCACATAGTACAGCATAGCATCACTTTTGATTTTTTTGTATAAGTTTAAAAAATAATCGATTTTTTCATCAGGGTACCTACCTCCTTTACGGTGTGCTCTAAGCCATTGTGCAGCAATTTTATCCTTCAAAGGCAATAATCCATTACCACGGCGCAAAGCAAGAACCATGAACTCTTGAAGTGCATTATGTGTAATAATAATTACCCATTTCCATTGATAAGGATTTTCAATTAAGGATTGAGCAGTCTCTGCAAGCATTTCTAAATCAGAGACTGCTTGCTTTGTTTCATCTGTTCTCAACCACAAATTTTCACTGGTAAGCATCTAAACTCAGCGATGGTATGTAACTATTAAGTTTACTTCTCCCTCTGTATTTTTCTTATCTGATCATATACTTCTTTTGCATTAGGTATCATTTCAAACATTGGAGTTATTTCCATTTCAGGCCAAATACCAGCATACCACCAAATGAAAGGATTTATTGGACCAAAATAAATAGTTCCATATCCATGAGTCTTTTCTGTTAATGAGATATTACTTAGAGTTTTAATATTTAAACTTTTTATTTTCTTACGGAATAAACCAGAAATAATAATTATTCTCTCATTGGTTATTCCATAATAAGTATTTTTCCTTCGTTTGGCATCTATAATGAATCTTCCAAAAACAAAATATAGCCCCATAATCACAAAGGGGATACCAAAAATAGGTAATATAAATGCTGCTGATTCACCTTTTTCAGGAGCATTTAAAGCAGTAGTTATTGCCGTAATTTCCCAGAATATTACAAATCCCATCCAGAGGATACTAAAAGGAATAAGGAAGATATCATTAGAACGAAACATTATTCCTTGTTTAGGCTTTCCTGCCCAAATTAATTTTTCATGAGGACCTAATTCCTTCTGAATTACTTGTTCACATTCATACTGCATATTATCCTCTTAACGCTAAACTCAGCGGTGTGTAACGCCATCCGCTGGGGAGGTTTGTT of Candidatus Desulfofervidus auxilii contains these proteins:
- a CDS encoding PH domain-containing protein, translating into MQYECEQVIQKELGPHEKLIWAGKPKQGIMFRSNDIFLIPFSILWMGFVIFWEITAITTALNAPEKGESAAFILPIFGIPFVIMGLYFVFGRFIIDAKRRKNTYYGITNERIIIISGLFRKKIKSLNIKTLSNISLTEKTHGYGTIYFGPINPFIWWYAGIWPEMEITPMFEMIPNAKEVYDQIRKIQREK